One window of the Anopheles cruzii chromosome 2, idAnoCruzAS_RS32_06, whole genome shotgun sequence genome contains the following:
- the LOC128268630 gene encoding protein zer-1 homolog, with amino-acid sequence MLGRVRLKESGIMDEELPTLLETTIRFLAKNIHIMCTTDPVTHQLELKEDVVIPNEICDRFLRYQQECGQNINDCFIRIFRDTERTPLRHVSLRNSTITNEGMRILLRHRLNSLSMWYCNKITTASWNSLIEHCRQLRSLELGRFVDMLKHSEPNEKTPIDFQLQLPRLQRLKLNGVVLQPTIQFSHLSELNHLDLTACIFAEFSLKALVDLPALRTLILFNVWPLEHEFPTLCKLKNLETLDLSVSRANVDGNYLTPNKLLANLVKNLPKLRHLDISGTNLAGDGVAERAGSSTGSSSDIPGLLSRVDRPLDFLGLYYTSHSACKWHDIPALRIAGEANEQQVLVAAVAYQDRHELLTKVLNDLYHLLRFETCKQIHKALGVVLSAMDKHIRVKNIQISGSATLFYIAKGRDKMKFGVPLKNHIIHTLLNGMSTHLTDDTMMRNGCLTLCQFNIPQDVMFEYERLVQILLHGVSYREQEGFVQRIAIYLLNSLACQVDGSQKMFLGDLGAISTMLNLINDRLSRRVFDDVMEVAWSTMWNVTDETAKNCERFLDGRGMEYFLGCLKLFPDRDDLLRNMMGLLGNVAEVKELRPRLMTSEFITEFSDLLDSSSDGIEVSYNAAGVLAHIASDGDVAWTITKPTRQSVLMRMVEAIERWDLSAERNINYRSFEPILGLIRCYHTPQCQHWAVWALANLTKVYPNKYCRLVEQERGVELLQELIDHPQPYSRLKELAQTVLTHCRNLSEPSRGVGGAGGEAMGTDEASNAESTGMELDG; translated from the exons ATTTCTTCGCTATCAACAGGAGTGCGGCCAGAACATCAATGACTGCTTCATACGGATATTTCGTGACACGGAGCGAACGCCCCTGCGCCACGTCAGCCTCCGCAACAGCACGATCACCAACGAGGGTATGCGCATCCTGCTGCGACACCGGTTGAACTCGCTGTCGATGTGGTACTGCAACAAGATAACGACCGCCTCCTGGAACAGTCTGATCGAGCACTGCCGGCAGCTTCGGTCCCTCGAGCTTGGCCGGTTCGTCGATATGCTGAAGCACAGTGAGCCGAACGAGAAGACTCCGATCGACTTTCAGCTACAGCTGCCGCGCCTCCAGCGGCTCAAGCTGAACGGTGTCGTCCTGCAACCGACGATCCAGTTCAGCCACCTGTCCGAGCTGAACCACCTCGATCTAACCGCGTGCATCTTCGCCGAGTTTAGTCTGAAGGCGCTGGTCGATTTGCCGGCGCTCCGCACCCTGATCCTCTTCAACGTGTGGCCACTCGAGCACGAGTTTCCCACACTGTGCAAACTGAAGAATCTCGAAACGCTCGACCTGTCCGTGTCGCGAGCGAACGTCGACGGCAACTATCTAACACCGAACAAG TTGCTGGCAAATTTGGTAAAAAACCTACCGAAACTGCGCCATCTCGATATTTCTGGCACTAATCTGGCCGGTGATGGTGTGGCGGAACGCGCCGGATCGTCGACGGGCAGCAGTTCCGATATCCCGGGGCTCTTGAGTCGCGTCGATCGGCCGCTGGATTTTCTCGGGCTCTACTACACGTCCCATTCGGCCTGCAAGTGGCACGACATTCCAGCGCTTCGG ATTGCTGGTGAAGCGAACGAGCAGCAGGTACTGGTCGCGGCCGTTGCTTACCAGGACCGGCACGAGCTACTGACGAAGGTGCTGAACGATCTGTATCATCTGTTGCGGTTCGAGACGTGCAAGCAGATCCACAAGGCACTAGGCGTCGTCCTGTCGGCGATGGATAAACACATTCGCGtgaaaaacattcaaatcaGTGGCAG TGCCACACTGTTTTACATCGCAAAGGGACGGGATAAGATGAAGTTTGGTGTCCCGCTGAAGAACCACATCATCCACACGCTGCTGAACGGCATGTCGACGCACCTGACGGACGATACGATGATGCGCAACGGTTGCTTAACGCTCTGCCAGTTCAACATACCGCAGGACGTG ATGTTCGAATACGAGCGTTTGGTACAGATCCTGCTGCATGGCGTGTCGTACCGCGAGCAGGAAGGTTTCGTGCAGCGCATCGCCATCTATCTGCTCAATTCGCTCGCCTGCCAGGTCGACGGCAGCCAGAAGATGTTCCTCGGCGATTTGGGTGCTATCTCT ACGATGCTGAACTTGATCAATGATCGACTGTCGCGGCGCGTTTTTGACGACGTCATGGAGGTGGCCTGGTCGACGATGTGGAACGTGACCGACGAGACGGCTAAGAACTGTGAACGCTTTCTGGATGGCCGTGGGATGGAATATTTCCTCGGTTGTCTAAAG CTGTTTCCGGATCGGGACGATCTGCTGCGCAACATGATGGGACTGCTGGGTAACGTGGCCGAGGTGAAAGAACTGCGGCCCCGCCTGATGACGAGCGAGTTTATAACCGAATTCTCCGATCTGCTCGACTCGTCCAGCGATGGCATTGAG GTTAGCTACAATGCAGCTGGCGTGCTGGCACACATTGCCTCCGATGGGGACGTTGCGTGGACGATCACGAAACCGACACGGCAGAGCGTCCTGATGCGGATGGTCGAAGCGATTGAACGGTGGGACTTGTCCGCCGAGCGCAACATCAACTATCGCAGTTTTGAGCCAATCTTGGGTCTGATCCGCTGCTACCACACTCCCCAGTGTCAGCATTGGGCCGTTTGGGCTTTAGCGAATTTAACCAAA GTTTATCCAAACAAGTACTGCCGGTTGGTGGAGCAGGAGCGCGGTGtcgagctgctgcaggagcTAATCGACCATCCGCAGCCATATTCACGCCTGAAGGAACTGGCGCAGACCGTGCTGACGCACTGTCGCAACCTGAGTGAACCGTCGAGAGGCgttggtggtgccggaggGGAAGCGATGGGCACTGATGAGGCGTCGAACGCAGAATCGACCGGAATGGAGCTGGACGGCTAA